In Euzebya sp., the genomic stretch GTGCGGCCGTGCCGCTCGTCCTTGCGCATCTCGACGGTCAGCACGTCGGGGTGGCGGTCGACGACCATCCGGGCGATCGCGAGGGTCAGGGGCCGCAGCAGGTCCTGGCCGTACCGGCGCTCGATCGGGACGATGACGTGCAGTCCCCTCCCGCCGCTGGTCTTCGCCACGGGGTCGAGGCCCAGCTCCACCAGCACCTCGCGGATCCACCGGGCCACCCTCGCCGGGGGGATCGGGTCCGGGCCCGGGTCGACGTCGAAGACCAGCTGGTCACCCCGGTCCGGGCGGTCAACCCGGAAGAGGGCGGGGTGCAGCTCGACGACGTTCTGCTGGGCGAGCCACTCGAGCCCCTCGACGTCGTCCACCAGCGCGTAGGCGACCTCGCGGTCTGCGGACTCCGCCCACTGGCGCCACCGGCCGATCGCCTCGGGCGCGTGGTCGGGCAGGTCCTTCTGGAAGAACCCCTTCGCGTCCACGCCGCGGGGGAAGCGCTTGAACGACAGCGGCCGGTCGGCCACCTGCGGGAGGAGCCGGTCCGACGCCTCGCGGACGTAGTCGAACAGGTCCCGCTTCGTCAGGCCCACCTCGGGCCACAGGACCTTGTCCGGGCTGGACAGCGTGACGGCCATCGGCGCGGATCCTATGCCCCACACGTCCACCGGGTGGGCGCGGGTAGC encodes the following:
- the ligD gene encoding non-homologous end-joining DNA ligase, whose amino-acid sequence is MAVTLSSPDKVLWPEVGLTKRDLFDYVREASDRLLPQVADRPLSFKRFPRGVDAKGFFQKDLPDHAPEAIGRWRQWAESADREVAYALVDDVEGLEWLAQQNVVELHPALFRVDRPDRGDQLVFDVDPGPDPIPPARVARWIREVLVELGLDPVAKTSGGRGLHVIVPIERRYGQDLLRPLTLAIARMVVDRHPDVLTVEMRKDERHGRTLVDWSRSGASTLIAAWSPRAHPQATVATPLDWDEVTDELDPTAFTLRTVLDRPDPWEGAWQVQRLERAATAVVDAGFDLLDASPRGRTGSYLGGTAR